Proteins co-encoded in one Chroicocephalus ridibundus chromosome 6, bChrRid1.1, whole genome shotgun sequence genomic window:
- the DBR1 gene encoding lariat debranching enzyme, protein MKVAVAGCCHGALDKMYETLELLQRRHNVRPDLLLCCGDFQAVRNEADLRCMAVPAKYRHMQTFYRYYSGEKKAPVLTVFIGGNHEASNHLQELPYGGWVAPNIYYLGYAGVVRFRGVRIGGISGIFKSHDYRKGHFECPPYNQQTIRSAYHVRNIEVFKLKQLKRPIDIFMSHDWPRSIYHYGNKNQLLKMKSFFRQEVESNTLGSPAASELLQHLKPTYWFSAHLHVKFAAFMQHQTTSKEELPKATKFLALDKCLPHRDFLQIIDVEHDPSAGDSLEYDAEWIAVLKATNSLINVTPTSWNMPENNGLHAKWDYSVTEEAIKEVLEELNHNLKIPCNFTLTAACYDPSKPQKKVEPVHTINPQTTEFCAQFGLTDINDRIQQVKEEGSVRGEHEEEEEEEEMDSTGSAEEPSEYNTDNSGLSSINPDEIMLDEEGGDEDLSTCSVDPSPDHPPDFSASFSDIRIMPDSMAVSSDDAMDSTNEELEKSGVSKQVEEKSLNERPLKRIGGNENGNSGIKKIKRRNQAIYAAEEEDKTE, encoded by the exons ATGAAGGTGGCGGTGGCGGGGTGCTGCCATGGCGCCCTGGACAAGATGTACGAGACGTTGGAGCTGCTGCAGCGGCGGCACAACGTGCGGCCCgacctgctgctctgctgcggAGACTTCCAGGCTGTGCGCAACGAGGCGGACCTGCGCTGCATGGCCGTGCCCGCCAAGTACCGGCACATGCAGACCTTCTACCG GTACTACTCCGGCGAGAAGAAGGCCCCGGTCCTCACGGTGTTCATCGGCGGGAACCACGAGGCGTCCAACCACCTGCAGGAGCTGCCCTACGGCGGGTGGGTGGCCCCCAACATCTACTACCTCG GTTACGCGGGTGTGGTGCGGTTCCGCGGGGTGAGGATCGGCGGCATCTCGGGCATCTTCAAGTCTCACGACTACCGGAAAG GCCACTTTGAGTGTCCGCCATACAACCAGCAAACAATTAGAAGCGCTTACCATGTAAGGAACATTGAAGTCTTCAAACTCAAGCAG TTAAAGCGTCCCATTGATATATTCATGTCACATGACTGGCCAAGGAGCATATATCACTATGGGAACAAGAACCAGCTTCTTAAAATGAAATCCTTCTTCCGTCAAGAAGTGGAGAGCAACACATTAGGAAGTCCTGCTGCTTCAGAGCTTCTTCAGCATCTGAAACCGACCTACTGGTTCTCAGCACATCTTCATGTTAAATTTGCAGCTTTCATGCAACACcag ACAACCTCCAAAGAAGAGCTACCAAAAGCAACGAAGTTTTTGGCTCTGGATAAATGCCTGCCGCACAGAGACTTTCTACAG ATAATAGACGTAGAACATGATCCTAGTGCAGGTGACTCGCTGGAGTATGATGCCGAGTGGATCGCAGTCCTCAAGGCCACCAACAGTCTCATTAATGTGACTCCGACCTCATGGAACATGCCTGAAAATAATGGCCTCCATGCAAA GTGGGATTACAGCGTGACAGAAGAAGCCATCAAAGAGGTGTTAGAAGAGCTGAATCATAACCTCAAAATTCCTTGTAACTTCACATTGACAGCTGCTTGTTATGATCCCAGCAAGCCCCAAAAAAAGGTGGAACCAGTTCATACCATCAATCCACAGACCACTGAGTTTTGTGCCCAGTTTGGCCTCACTGACATCAATGACAGGATCCAGCAAGTTAAAGAAGAGGGCTCAGTACGAGGTGAacatgaagaggaggaggaggaagaggagatggataGTACTGGGTCAGCAGAGGAACCCAGTGAATATAATACAGATAATTCTGGACTTTCATCCATTAATCCAGACGAAATAATGCTGGATGAAGAAGGTGGTGATGAAGACTTGAGTACATGTTCTGTAGATCCTTCCCCTGATCATCCTCCTGACTTTTCTGCAAGTTTTTCTGACATCCGGATCATGCCAGATTCCATGGCAGTATCGTCCGATGATGCTATGGACTCCACTAACGAGGAACTGGAGAAATCTGGAGTGAGTAAGCAGGTGGAAGAGAAGAGCTTAAATGAGAGACCATTGAAGCGCATTGGTGGTAATGAAAATGGGAACAGcggcattaaaaaaattaagagaaggaATCAAGCTATCTACGCTGCAGAGGAGGAAGATAAAACAGAATAA